CGGGCAACATCCTTGGCTCATATAACAGCATTGGCTTCGCGTATAAGCAGCAGCTCAATGACCAGTGGTCAGCTGCCCTGATTGTCGATCAGCCGCTTGGGGCTGATCTGCTTTATCCTGTTGGTGGGTCCGCTATGCTTGGCGGCACGAGCGTTGATGTGAGCAGCGTGAACGTGACCGGCGTTGTGCGGTATAAGATACCGGATAGCCCCTTCGGGGTTCATGCAGGGATCAGGGCGTCACGGACGGACGGCAGCGTGTCCGTTGACGGTGCAGCCTTCGGGCCAGTCAGCGGCTATAGCATGAGCGTTGACCATGATACGGCCTTTGGTTGGCTCGCTGGGGTGTCGTGGGAGAGACCGGAGATCGGCGCTCGCGTGAGCCTGACCTATAATTCGCCTATCAACCACGATTTCCGGGCCACAGAGCGGGGGCCTCTTGTAGACCCGGATGGTCCCGGCCCGGCCCCAGCTCTGCCGCTCCTGGACGGCTCATCGCCTCTTAGGGTGTCAACGCCTGAATCGTGGAACCTCGCATTCCAAACGGGACTGACTCCGAAAACGCTTTTGTTCGGATCGATCCGCTGGGTGGACTGGTCCAGCTTCCGCATCGATCCAGAAAGGCTGTGGCAGGTTACAGGGCATGGCCTTGTCGAGCTGGACGATTCCACGACATACACGCTCGGCATTGGCCATGCCTTCAGCGAGCGTTGGTCCGGTGCTGTGAGCTTCAGCTACGAAAAGGCTGGGGATGATATGGTCTCGCCGCTCGCCCCGACGAACGGCAGCAAGAGCGTCACCTTGGCCGCGATCTACACGCAGGATCAGATGACGGTGACGACAGCTGTCACCTATGCCGCTTTGGGCGATGCCAATCCATCAATGGGGACGCCTGCCATGGCGGCTGCGGAGCTGGAAGGCAGCTACGCATGGGGAATTGGTGTCAAGGTTGGCTACAGCTTCTGATCGGATGGGCAGGGGTGCCCAGCGCCCCTGCCCGTTGTTATCTTAGGCTTCGCCCTGTAGCAGCTGCATGGCCTTACGCAGGTAGGACAGCGGCACATAGGGCGGGTTTGCAGAGGATTTGAGATCCTTCATGGCGCTATCAATCAGCGCGATCACCTGGATTAGGACCGGATGTGTCACAGGGACAGTCACGTCCTCGGTCAGGAATTCCAACTGCTTGCCCGTGGCCTGTTCATAGCGCTCTTCCAGCTCAACAGTCTGGGTAAACTCGGCCGCGCTTCGGCCGATGCTTCTGGCGATTTCGGCCATGCTGGTCCGCACAGCAGCGCTGCGCTCTTCCTCGGTGTGGTGGAACGAAAGTTCCAGCTCTCCATCCCGAAGGATGAAGAGCGCGTATAGTGCGATCTGGGTCATGTGAACAGCTCCGCAAGAGCCTCGCGCAATGGCGTGTAGGGGTGGTTGTCAAAGTCATCCTCGCGAAAATCCTCGGGGTCATCGTAGCCGGGGATTTCGTCGTGGATTGTCTCGGTCAGCGTCTCCATGAGACGTTGCAGTGTGAGTGGTGCATAGCAGGCGAAGGCGAGGGGCAGATCATCGTCAGAAACACTGGATAGGACTTCGTTCGCAGCCGCCCAATCCTCTTCGGTGCTGGGTATGATAGGCAGGAAGACTGACAGGCACTCCGAGGTCGCTGAGTTGGTCGCGAATTGAACCAGACGGTTGCGGAGCAGCAGAGCATCGTTCGATGCAAGGGCGCTCTCGTCGGTGTCGAGGTCGAAGAGTTTCCAGCCGGTGAAGCTGGGAGCTTCACGCTTATTCAGCATTTCCCGTGAAAAGCGCGAGAAGGTTGGTGCCAAGGCGAGGACGGGTTGATCGGGCATATCGTTCACCATGCGATTTCAGGCAGCATCTCGAAGAGGGCTGCATAGGGTTCAGGGATGCAGAGGGTCGTTTCTTCGGGGGAGAAGTCCTTGCCGCAGCAAGGGCACTCGTCGTCTACGGCGCAGGACCAGTGATCGGTCCAGCTCTGGTTGCAGAGGTCGCAGTGGTAGGAGTTCGCATAGGCCAGCGGCAGGCCGCTGTCATCGAGCGCAAGGGCTGCGATAGCGGGGATGCAGCACAGATCAGCGCGGGAGCGCAGGGTCTGCGTGATGCCGATCTTGCGGCATTCCGCGTCGATCATCGCGTGGCCGGTGGCCGCGTCGGCCTCGGTCGCGAAGTGCATGAAGGTCATCGGATCGTTCGTCATGCTGGTTACTCCATTTAGGTAAAGATGCAGAACGTGCGGGGCCATATGTGCTTAGTGCCATATGTGCTTATGTGTGTATGTGCATAATACATGGCGACGTGGTTAGGTAAATATAAAAAATGCAGGACAGAGCAAAGTAAATATGCAACATAGGGGTGTTGCGCTAGGTATACATGCGGCATAACGGCAACAGCTAGGTATATATGCGGGTTAAGCCAGGTGTGGCGGTTAGGTAACAATGCGGAACGGGCGT
The nucleotide sequence above comes from Paracoccus sp. TOH. Encoded proteins:
- a CDS encoding outer membrane protein transport protein, coding for MKRVYFLGAGLFLLGSGSVLAGGIERSGQFLGPLFEEGNYLELSYGHVSPSASGRDQTPFGPGAATGNILGSYNSIGFAYKQQLNDQWSAALIVDQPLGADLLYPVGGSAMLGGTSVDVSSVNVTGVVRYKIPDSPFGVHAGIRASRTDGSVSVDGAAFGPVSGYSMSVDHDTAFGWLAGVSWERPEIGARVSLTYNSPINHDFRATERGPLVDPDGPGPAPALPLLDGSSPLRVSTPESWNLAFQTGLTPKTLLFGSIRWVDWSSFRIDPERLWQVTGHGLVELDDSTTYTLGIGHAFSERWSGAVSFSYEKAGDDMVSPLAPTNGSKSVTLAAIYTQDQMTVTTAVTYAALGDANPSMGTPAMAAAELEGSYAWGIGVKVGYSF